CGCCGCTAATGGGCAATCTGGAGAGTCCGTACACGCAGGTGACGGCGTTTTATAATTACTGGTTAGGTTTTTGCACGGTGATGGATTTCATGTGGGTGGACATGTATGATGCTGCGGCAGGCGTGAACAGGAAGTCGAGGAGAGTGATGGAGGAGGAGAACAAGAAGCTCAGGAAGAAGGCGAAGAGGGAATTTAATGAGACTGTGAGGGGTTTGGCAGAGTTTGTGAAGAAGAGGGATAAGAGAGTGGTTGATATGACGGTGAAGAGGAATATGGAGAATGagaagaggagggaggaggagagggagaggaagaagcGGTTGGAGAGGGAGAGGATGGAGAGGGCAAAGGCGTACGAGGAGCCAGAGTGGGCGAGGGTTGAGGAGGAAGCAGGCGAAGAAGGAGGGTCTTtaggggaagaggaagatggaGAGAGGAGTCAGGAGAAAGAGCTTTATTGCGTCGCGTGCGGGAAAAAGTTTAAGAGCGAGAAGCAGTGGGAGAATCACGAGAAGTCAAAAAAGCATAAGGAGAAGGTCGCCGCATTGAAGGAGTCATTTGTTgaggatgatggtgatgatgaggaGGAGAACGAGGATGCTGAGGCGATACGAGTTGAGGACGATGGTGTGTTGGAGATAGGAGAGAGGATGAgggatgatttgaaaattaaggAGGAACAAAAAGATCAGATTCAGGATGCAGGTGAGATGAGTGAGGAAGAGAGGTTCTTCGATGTTGATGAAAGCAACAAGGAAGAAGGGACTAAGGAGATGGAAGGACCTTCTCACaatgatgacgacgacgacgaactCGATGAAATGAGTCTTCTTGAGGCAATGTTGTCCGGGCGCAAGAATAGAAGGAAAATGGCTGCAATGCAGGAAGAGCTTAGAGCGTCTTCCA
The genomic region above belongs to Rhodamnia argentea isolate NSW1041297 chromosome 6, ASM2092103v1, whole genome shotgun sequence and contains:
- the LOC115742771 gene encoding DNAJ protein JJJ1 homolog isoform X2, whose translation is MAADKRCHYEVLGLSRDCTADEIRAAYRKLALQRHPDKLVQSGLSQEEATAQFQELAHAYEVLSDPKERAWYDSHRSQILFSDRSSSASNSPVPNLFSYFSNTVFSGYSDSGKGFYKVYADVFEKIYANEISYARKMGLGLDSVREAPLMGNLESPYTQVTAFYNYWLGFCTVMDFMWVDMYDAAAGVNRKSRRVMEEENKKLRKKAKREFNETVRGLAEFVKKRDKRVVDMTVKRNMENEKRREEERERKKRLERERMERAKAYEEPEWARVEEEAGEEGGSLGEEEDGERSQEKELYCVACGKKFKSEKQWENHEKSKKHKEKVAALKESFVEDDGDDEEENEDAEAIRVEDDGVLEIGERMRDDLKIKEEQKDQIQDAGEMSEEERFFDVDESNKEEGTKEMEGPSHNDDDDDELDEMSLLEAMLSGRKNRRKMAAMQEELRASSKVDAQNGEEEFMEYDNRKSTRRNRGAKNERFRKNNGEDADTNSKANDQSDRTNGDDGTVVDGSACEFPHKKDESEAMGGNGMAKTQTLNQPSDRKRMGKKDLIAKSSNAPKGRKAKASAKNSDNFCETCGKEFESRNKLHKHLGETGHASLKFRR